One region of Mucilaginibacter gotjawali genomic DNA includes:
- a CDS encoding NAD(P)(+) transhydrogenase (Re/Si-specific) subunit beta, which translates to METYILSICYLIGSVSFILGLKMLSNPATARKGNLVSAAGMSIAIFGTLFFYQLNGEHLHNYGWIAGALVIGTVIGTLAARKVKMTAMPEMVSIFNGMGGLCAALISIVEFGHMTGEPEPLRLLVIVAGMVIGSVSFSGSMIAYGKLSGKVKDHSFSGQHIFNLAILAVIVVLGGFLNFGIGLSSLTLFYIILALALSYGVFFVLPIGGADMPVVISLLNSFTGIATAFGGFLYNNPVMLTGGILVGSAGAILTILMCKAMNRSLQNVLIGSFGSGATAVAGDKGPQGTYKEIGAADAAMVMGYAHKVIIVPGFGLAVAQAQHTCHELEKALKNNGVEVKYAIHPVAGRMPGHMNVLLAEADVSYDDLLELEPANEQFGSTDVVLILGANDVVNPAAENDPSSPIYGMPILQVTKAKMVIVNKRSMRPGYAGIENGLFFMPNTSMLFGDAKDVLQQLIAQIKEL; encoded by the coding sequence ATGGAAACATATATTTTATCAATTTGCTATCTCATCGGTTCCGTATCGTTTATCCTTGGGCTAAAAATGTTATCAAACCCGGCAACGGCACGCAAGGGTAACCTTGTATCGGCTGCCGGTATGTCAATCGCCATTTTCGGAACACTCTTTTTTTACCAGTTAAATGGCGAACACCTGCATAATTACGGTTGGATTGCCGGGGCATTGGTAATCGGCACCGTCATCGGCACACTAGCGGCCCGTAAAGTAAAAATGACCGCCATGCCCGAAATGGTAAGTATTTTTAACGGCATGGGTGGCTTATGTGCCGCGCTCATCTCCATTGTTGAATTTGGCCACATGACGGGTGAGCCTGAACCATTGCGCCTGCTGGTAATTGTGGCCGGTATGGTAATAGGCAGCGTGTCTTTTTCGGGCAGCATGATTGCTTATGGCAAACTTAGCGGTAAAGTTAAAGATCACTCCTTTTCAGGGCAGCATATCTTCAACCTGGCAATCCTGGCGGTTATCGTGGTGCTGGGCGGTTTTTTAAACTTTGGTATCGGCCTTTCTTCGCTAACTCTGTTTTATATTATTTTGGCCCTTGCCTTAAGTTATGGGGTGTTTTTTGTGCTGCCGATAGGTGGCGCCGACATGCCCGTAGTAATATCGTTGTTAAACTCATTTACGGGCATTGCAACTGCGTTCGGAGGTTTTTTATACAATAACCCGGTGATGCTTACCGGTGGTATTTTAGTAGGGTCGGCCGGCGCCATATTAACCATTTTAATGTGCAAGGCGATGAACCGCTCGTTACAAAATGTATTGATCGGCTCGTTTGGGAGCGGCGCGACAGCCGTTGCCGGTGATAAAGGCCCGCAGGGGACTTATAAAGAAATTGGCGCTGCCGATGCCGCCATGGTTATGGGCTATGCCCATAAAGTGATCATCGTACCGGGTTTTGGTTTGGCCGTTGCCCAGGCGCAACATACCTGCCACGAACTGGAAAAGGCGTTAAAGAATAATGGTGTCGAGGTAAAATATGCCATTCACCCGGTAGCAGGCCGTATGCCGGGACACATGAACGTGTTATTGGCCGAAGCAGATGTATCCTATGATGACCTGCTGGAGCTTGAACCTGCGAATGAGCAATTCGGTTCAACAGATGTGGTGCTTATTCTCGGTGCCAATGATGTGGTTAACCCTGCTGCAGAAAATGATCCGTCGAGCCCGATCTACGGCATGCCGATATTGCAGGTAACCAAAGCAAAAATGGTTATTGTGAATAAGCGAAGCATGAGGCCGGGGTATGCCGGCATTGAAAACGGGCTGTTTTTTATGCCGAATACATCCATGCTTTTTGGCGATGCCAAAGATGTTTTGCAGCAATTGATCGCCCAGATTAAGGAGTTATAA
- a CDS encoding NAD(P) transhydrogenase subunit alpha: protein METLLSFIHNNLEQFYIVILSIFLGIEVISRVPSVLHTPLMSGANAIHGVIIIGAIIVMGEASTDNYLALTLGFLAVIVGTLNVVGGFVVTDRMLEMFKTGKGNSKKQG, encoded by the coding sequence ATGGAAACGTTACTCAGCTTCATACACAACAATCTTGAACAATTTTATATCGTTATCCTCTCCATTTTTTTAGGGATAGAAGTTATTTCACGGGTTCCTTCCGTATTGCATACCCCGCTAATGAGCGGCGCGAATGCGATTCACGGGGTGATTATTATCGGCGCCATCATTGTTATGGGAGAGGCGTCAACCGATAACTACCTGGCCTTAACATTGGGCTTTTTAGCAGTCATCGTTGGCACGCTGAATGTGGTAGGCGGCTTTGTGGTTACGGACAGGATGCTGGAGATGTTTAAAACAGGAAAAGGGAATTCAAAAAAACAAGGCTAA
- a CDS encoding NAD(P) transhydrogenase subunit alpha — MVIGILKEPFFETRVSLLAVEAAALIKSGHTIWVEQGAGSKSFCLDDDYKASGAEIKSRADIFDGADMVLGIHYKDVPGSVKNKVFIGFYQPIYHPEVVDEWLQQNNTVFSLDMLPRTTRAQSMDVLSSQSNIAGYKAAVLAASLYPRYFPMMMTAAGSIPPVKILILGAGVAGLQAVATCRRLGAVVEVFDTRAAAKEEVLSLGAKFVEVEGAADASKAGGYAVTQTEDFQQRQKQKIADSIKKADVVITTAQIFGKKAPVLITTEMIENMKAGSVIIDLAAATGGNSELTKDNETVVHHHVSIIGNSNLAASMPSDASRAYGRNMLNFLKLLINKEGSIDLNLEDDIINSTCITNDGKVISKIINANQIHGNVTQLHTQQS; from the coding sequence ATGGTAATAGGAATATTAAAGGAACCGTTCTTTGAAACGAGGGTTTCCCTGCTGGCCGTTGAGGCTGCCGCTTTAATAAAAAGCGGGCATACGATTTGGGTTGAACAGGGGGCCGGGTCAAAATCGTTTTGCCTGGATGATGATTACAAAGCATCCGGAGCTGAAATAAAATCAAGAGCTGATATTTTTGACGGAGCTGACATGGTGCTGGGGATTCATTATAAAGATGTACCCGGATCAGTAAAAAACAAAGTATTTATCGGGTTTTACCAGCCCATTTACCACCCCGAAGTGGTAGATGAATGGTTGCAGCAAAATAATACCGTTTTTAGCCTGGATATGCTGCCCCGTACCACCAGGGCGCAAAGTATGGATGTTTTAAGTTCGCAATCAAATATTGCCGGGTATAAGGCTGCGGTATTGGCGGCGTCGCTTTATCCCCGGTATTTCCCGATGATGATGACCGCTGCCGGCAGTATTCCACCTGTAAAAATATTAATTCTGGGTGCGGGCGTGGCGGGCTTACAAGCTGTAGCCACCTGCCGGAGGTTAGGCGCGGTGGTTGAGGTATTTGATACCCGCGCTGCAGCCAAAGAAGAAGTTTTAAGCCTGGGTGCAAAATTTGTGGAAGTTGAAGGCGCTGCCGATGCCTCAAAAGCCGGTGGCTATGCAGTTACCCAGACAGAGGATTTTCAGCAAAGGCAAAAACAAAAAATTGCCGACAGTATTAAAAAAGCCGATGTGGTAATTACTACCGCCCAGATCTTTGGCAAAAAGGCCCCCGTTTTGATCACCACAGAAATGATTGAAAACATGAAAGCCGGTTCGGTTATCATCGACCTTGCCGCTGCAACAGGCGGCAATTCCGAACTTACAAAAGATAACGAAACGGTAGTTCATCATCATGTCAGCATCATCGGCAACTCCAACCTTGCAGCTTCCATGCCTTCGGATGCAAGCAGGGCCTATGGTCGCAATATGCTTAACTTCCTGAAGCTGCTTATCAATAAAGAAGGCAGTATCGACCTTAACCTTGAGGACGATATCATCAACAGCACCTGTATCACTAACGACGGAAAAGTTATTTCCAAAATCATCAATGCAAATCAAATTCATGGAAACGTTACTCAGCTTCATACACAACAATCTTGA
- the nifJ gene encoding pyruvate:ferredoxin (flavodoxin) oxidoreductase, giving the protein MSDNQPVVKTLDGNEAVAHIAYRVNEVCAIYPITPASTMAEFADEWSSGGVNNIWGNVPEVIEMQSEGGAAGVVHGALQTGALTTTFTASQGLMLMLPNMYKIAGELTSTVFHVAARSLAAQALSIFGDHADVMAARTTGFAMLGSASVQEAHDMALISQAATLKSRIPFIHFFDGFRTSHEINKISLIPDSQISEMIDDDLIFAHRMRSLNPDHPFIRGTAQNPDVYFQARETVNPYYSATPGIVQEEMDKFGRLTGRRYKTFDYFGDPQAERIIVIMGSGAETVIETVKRLQTEGEKIGVIQIRLFRPFALEHLLKALPVSTEKIAVLDRNKEPGAGGEPLYQDIVTGLYNAFSNGLIPKMPKIVGGRYGLSSKEFTPAMVKAIFDELKATSPKNGFTIGINDDVTHTSLTYDTSFSIEPADRVCALFFGLGADGTVGANKNSIKIIGEETNLNAQGYFVYDSRKSGAQTVSHLRFGKERIRAPYLIERADFIACHKFNFVGKTDLLQRAKEGAVFLLNSPYNKDEVWDVLPRDMQEQIIQKKIKFHVIDANAVADASGLGQRINTVMQTCFFALSGVLPFDEAITQIKKSIKKSYKSKGEAVIKKNFKVVDDSLENLFEVKVPDHVTSTIANQATVPAEAPEFVQKVTSVLLAGQGDSLPVSMMPVDGTYPSGTTKWEKRNISDEVAVWQPDACIQCGNCSFVCPHGVIRSKFYHKDYIETAPVGFRSAPINARGFPETRYTLQVYFEDCTGCNLCAQVCPVIIPGTKDEKAINLRVKPDAMTERENIRFFEELPVNDRAAVDFSSVRGSQFLEPLFEFSGACAGCGETPYIKLITQLFGDRLLVANATGCSSIYGGNLPTTPWTVNKDNKGPAWSNSLFEDNAEFGLGMRVSTDKQLAVAKMLVEEMKPFVGVELADAILHAPQQLESEIKQQRKRVEALKARLSALNNPLAQKLLSVADQLVRRTVWLIGGDGWAYDIGSSGLDHVLSTGRNVNILVLDTEVYSNTGGQMSKATPTAATAKFASSGKKVGKKDLALQAISYGNVYVAQVAMGANPQQTLLAMREAEAYNGPSLILAYSHCIAHGINMEKGLDQQKLAADSGYWPLIRYNPALREAGKNPFVLDSPRPMVAFKDYALNEMRYTSLRASHPEEAEHLLAIAQEQVNLRWKTYEDMASWKAEAFMPVG; this is encoded by the coding sequence ATGTCAGATAACCAACCTGTTGTAAAAACCCTTGACGGCAATGAAGCAGTAGCACACATAGCCTACCGGGTGAATGAAGTTTGCGCCATTTACCCCATCACCCCGGCATCGACCATGGCGGAATTTGCGGACGAGTGGAGTTCGGGCGGCGTGAATAATATATGGGGCAATGTGCCCGAAGTAATTGAAATGCAAAGCGAAGGCGGCGCTGCCGGTGTGGTGCACGGTGCACTCCAAACAGGTGCGCTTACCACCACGTTTACCGCTTCGCAGGGATTAATGCTGATGCTGCCCAACATGTATAAAATTGCCGGTGAACTTACCTCAACGGTTTTCCACGTGGCTGCCAGGTCACTTGCGGCACAGGCGCTTTCTATTTTTGGCGATCACGCCGATGTAATGGCTGCCCGTACTACCGGCTTTGCGATGCTCGGATCAGCCTCCGTGCAGGAAGCGCATGATATGGCTTTGATCAGCCAGGCGGCCACTTTAAAATCAAGGATCCCGTTCATCCATTTTTTTGATGGTTTCCGTACCTCGCACGAGATCAATAAGATCAGCCTGATCCCCGATAGCCAGATCAGCGAGATGATTGACGATGACCTCATCTTCGCACACCGGATGCGCAGCCTTAACCCCGACCATCCTTTTATACGCGGAACGGCTCAAAACCCGGATGTGTATTTCCAGGCGCGCGAAACTGTAAACCCATATTACTCGGCAACTCCCGGTATTGTTCAGGAGGAGATGGATAAATTCGGCAGGCTAACCGGCCGTCGCTATAAAACCTTTGATTACTTTGGCGACCCGCAGGCCGAAAGGATCATTGTTATCATGGGCTCCGGCGCCGAAACGGTTATTGAAACGGTAAAAAGGCTACAAACCGAAGGCGAAAAAATAGGCGTGATCCAGATCAGGCTTTTCCGTCCTTTTGCTTTGGAGCATTTGCTTAAAGCGTTGCCCGTTTCAACAGAAAAAATAGCTGTACTCGACCGTAATAAAGAACCCGGGGCTGGTGGCGAACCTTTATACCAGGATATTGTTACCGGCTTATATAATGCATTCAGCAATGGCCTTATCCCCAAAATGCCAAAAATAGTTGGCGGCAGGTATGGCCTGTCCTCCAAAGAATTTACCCCGGCAATGGTAAAGGCGATTTTTGACGAACTAAAAGCTACATCGCCCAAAAATGGATTTACCATCGGCATTAATGATGATGTTACCCATACCAGCCTTACTTACGACACCAGTTTCAGCATTGAGCCTGCCGACAGGGTTTGCGCCTTATTCTTTGGCCTCGGCGCCGATGGTACCGTGGGCGCAAATAAAAACAGCATAAAAATCATTGGTGAGGAAACGAACCTTAATGCGCAGGGATATTTTGTTTATGATTCCCGTAAATCCGGAGCACAAACCGTTTCGCACCTGCGTTTTGGTAAGGAACGTATCCGGGCGCCTTATTTGATTGAACGTGCGGATTTTATAGCCTGTCATAAATTTAATTTTGTAGGTAAAACAGATTTACTGCAGCGTGCAAAAGAAGGGGCTGTTTTCCTGCTCAATAGCCCATATAATAAAGATGAAGTGTGGGACGTTTTGCCCCGCGATATGCAGGAGCAGATCATCCAAAAGAAAATAAAATTCCATGTGATCGACGCTAATGCTGTTGCCGATGCTTCGGGTCTCGGCCAGCGCATCAATACGGTGATGCAAACATGCTTCTTCGCGCTTTCAGGGGTACTACCCTTTGATGAAGCGATCACCCAGATCAAAAAATCAATCAAAAAATCATATAAATCCAAAGGCGAAGCTGTTATAAAGAAAAACTTTAAAGTAGTTGACGATAGCCTGGAAAATTTATTCGAAGTAAAAGTTCCGGACCATGTTACCAGTACGATAGCGAATCAGGCCACCGTTCCGGCAGAAGCGCCTGAGTTTGTGCAAAAGGTAACTTCGGTGCTTTTGGCGGGCCAGGGTGATTCATTGCCTGTGAGCATGATGCCGGTCGATGGCACTTACCCAAGCGGAACCACCAAATGGGAGAAAAGAAATATTTCGGATGAAGTAGCAGTTTGGCAGCCCGATGCCTGTATCCAGTGTGGAAATTGCAGTTTTGTATGCCCGCATGGTGTTATCCGCTCCAAATTTTATCACAAGGATTATATTGAAACAGCGCCTGTAGGATTCCGGTCGGCACCGATCAATGCGCGGGGTTTCCCGGAAACACGTTATACGCTGCAGGTTTATTTTGAGGATTGTACCGGTTGTAATTTATGCGCCCAGGTTTGCCCTGTAATTATTCCGGGTACCAAAGACGAAAAAGCGATCAATCTCAGGGTAAAACCCGATGCGATGACTGAGAGGGAAAATATCCGCTTTTTTGAGGAGTTGCCTGTAAATGACAGGGCCGCAGTTGATTTTTCGTCGGTAAGGGGATCACAATTCCTTGAACCCTTGTTTGAATTCTCGGGTGCTTGCGCCGGTTGCGGTGAAACGCCTTATATCAAATTGATCACCCAACTGTTTGGCGACCGTCTGTTGGTGGCCAATGCCACAGGCTGTTCGTCCATCTACGGTGGTAATTTGCCAACTACGCCGTGGACGGTTAATAAAGATAATAAGGGGCCGGCATGGTCAAACTCCCTGTTTGAAGATAATGCCGAGTTTGGCCTCGGGATGCGGGTTTCTACGGATAAACAACTGGCAGTTGCGAAAATGCTGGTGGAAGAAATGAAGCCATTTGTCGGGGTTGAACTGGCAGACGCCATATTACATGCGCCGCAGCAGCTGGAATCAGAGATCAAACAGCAACGCAAAAGGGTGGAGGCTTTAAAAGCAAGATTGTCAGCTTTAAATAACCCGCTTGCGCAAAAGCTGTTATCGGTTGCCGATCAGTTGGTGCGCAGGACAGTTTGGCTGATTGGCGGGGATGGCTGGGCCTATGATATCGGCTCGTCCGGTCTCGACCACGTGCTGTCAACCGGGCGCAATGTAAATATTTTGGTGCTTGATACTGAAGTGTATTCCAACACGGGCGGGCAGATGTCAAAAGCTACTCCAACCGCTGCAACCGCCAAATTTGCGTCATCAGGTAAAAAGGTTGGGAAGAAAGACCTGGCCCTGCAGGCGATATCCTACGGCAATGTTTATGTGGCGCAGGTGGCTATGGGTGCCAACCCGCAGCAAACTTTATTAGCCATGCGCGAAGCTGAAGCTTATAACGGGCCATCGCTGATATTGGCTTACAGCCATTGCATTGCACATGGGATTAATATGGAAAAAGGCCTCGATCAGCAAAAACTGGCTGCGGACAGCGGTTACTGGCCATTGATCCGGTATAATCCGGCACTCCGCGAAGCTGGGAAGAATCCGTTTGTTTTGGATTCTCCGCGCCCAATGGTAGCGTTTAAAGATTATGCTTTGAATGAAATGCGGTATACCTCGCTCCGGGCTTCACATCCCGAGGAAGCAGAGCATTTGCTGGCAATTGCCCAGGAACAGGTTAACCTGCGATGGAAAACCTATGAAGACATGGCCAGCTGGAAAGCAGAGGCATTTATGCCTGTAGGTTAA
- a CDS encoding NAD(P)-binding protein, whose amino-acid sequence MNDITYPPNLRSHGEGTGPVRKQHPVYTDLLPPCNKICPAGENIQAWLSLAQGGNFEAAWQVLMADNPMPAVCGRVCYHPCEEQCNRAHIDSTVSIHAVERFLGDEAIKNKWKIEGIAAPTGKRVLIIGAGPSGLSAAYHLTRLGHYTEIREAGPIAGGMMHFGIPAYRLPRRELEQEVERIRDTGVAMVFNHKVDKVLSEKEAGNFDAVFIAIGTQLSKKIDIPGRDAGKILDAVSFLKQVEEGNAPQLGRRVAIYGGGNTAMDAARTAKRLGVPEAMIIYRRDRENMSAHDFEAQEALDEGVKINWLRTIKEMDGETFTVEVMKIVDGKPVPTGQFETLEADNLILALGQDADTGFLRNVPGIAFKPDGTVIVGPDMMTGSPGIFAGGDMVPGERSVTIAVGHGKKAARYINGFLTQEQYMPAPKHDVVNYERLHRWYSTQAPQKEQAELPAELRAGNFDEVKAGLTREEALFEAQRCMSCGNCFECDGCFGSCPEGAIIKLGKGKRYQFNYDICTGCATCYEQCPCHAIEMAEGY is encoded by the coding sequence ATGAATGATATTACTTACCCTCCTAATCTCAGGAGCCACGGAGAGGGTACAGGTCCGGTTAGAAAGCAGCACCCTGTTTATACAGACCTGTTACCTCCATGTAATAAAATATGCCCGGCCGGCGAAAATATCCAGGCCTGGTTGTCATTGGCCCAGGGTGGAAACTTTGAAGCCGCATGGCAGGTTTTGATGGCCGATAATCCGATGCCTGCCGTTTGCGGCAGGGTTTGTTATCACCCCTGCGAGGAGCAATGCAACCGTGCCCACATCGACAGCACGGTGAGCATCCATGCGGTTGAGCGTTTTTTAGGCGATGAAGCGATTAAAAACAAATGGAAAATTGAAGGAATTGCTGCACCAACGGGTAAACGCGTGCTGATTATAGGCGCCGGCCCCAGTGGCCTGTCAGCCGCATACCACCTGACGCGGTTAGGGCATTACACCGAGATCCGCGAAGCGGGCCCTATAGCCGGCGGCATGATGCATTTTGGCATTCCGGCTTACCGGTTGCCGCGCAGGGAATTGGAGCAGGAAGTGGAGCGCATCAGGGACACGGGTGTTGCCATGGTTTTTAATCATAAAGTTGATAAAGTCTTAAGCGAAAAAGAAGCAGGGAATTTTGATGCCGTATTTATCGCCATCGGAACACAGCTTTCAAAGAAAATTGATATTCCTGGCCGGGATGCAGGTAAGATACTCGATGCGGTCTCTTTCCTGAAACAGGTGGAAGAAGGCAATGCCCCGCAGCTTGGCCGCAGGGTGGCCATATATGGTGGCGGCAACACGGCCATGGACGCTGCCCGTACCGCAAAACGCCTGGGCGTGCCCGAAGCGATGATCATTTACCGCCGTGACCGCGAAAATATGTCAGCACATGATTTTGAAGCACAGGAAGCCCTGGATGAAGGCGTAAAGATTAACTGGCTGCGTACCATAAAGGAGATGGATGGAGAGACGTTCACTGTCGAAGTAATGAAGATTGTGGACGGTAAACCTGTGCCTACCGGGCAATTTGAAACACTGGAAGCCGATAACCTGATCCTTGCCTTAGGCCAGGACGCGGATACCGGCTTTTTACGTAATGTGCCCGGGATAGCATTTAAGCCGGATGGTACGGTAATAGTTGGCCCGGATATGATGACCGGCAGCCCGGGGATTTTTGCCGGCGGCGATATGGTACCGGGTGAGCGGAGTGTAACCATTGCCGTAGGGCATGGTAAAAAAGCGGCCCGCTATATCAATGGCTTTTTGACCCAGGAACAATATATGCCCGCGCCAAAGCACGACGTGGTAAATTACGAACGTTTGCACCGCTGGTACAGCACCCAGGCCCCGCAAAAAGAACAGGCCGAACTGCCGGCCGAACTGAGAGCGGGCAACTTTGATGAAGTAAAAGCTGGCCTAACCCGGGAAGAAGCCCTTTTTGAAGCGCAGAGATGTATGTCCTGCGGCAATTGTTTTGAGTGTGATGGTTGTTTCGGCTCATGTCCGGAAGGAGCGATCATAAAGCTGGGCAAAGGCAAGCGCTACCAGTTTAATTATGATATATGCACGGGCTGTGCCACCTGTTACGAGCAGTGCCCTTGCCATGCAATTGAAATGGCAGAAGGGTATTAA
- a CDS encoding DUF5686 family protein, whose translation MRIACISILVVIFSLKVSAQSAGLSGIISDDKGNHITFVSVWVDSIHKGTFTNEEGAYRLNLDPGIYTVDFRSPGFLPLVKTINIERSPVTLDIQLSRVAGTNLSVDNADAIISQVIARQNIPGKPAAYSGTLYSRELQRLTAVPKKLIKNIVAYQMHMSPDRKGIINFSESLASFKIPSKNYDGSQITAGIITKNSRDIFNFNKVPELHIDFYQNNLYLNGFNEHAFISPLSARAIKYYRYKLIAQFTDHSYLIDKISVSPMRKDEHLFSGTIYIVDKEWLLYAAELRLSLDAHIDFIDSVSIHQQYVPVADGNWLTQAMQFNYYGNFLGFKYSGLLLHVYQDIHPDTLKKESDVAKFYYPVKDYRKDNRFWEQNRPLILTHGEEKLYTMGKPAAGFQPNTALTDSLQRENNRFRLLPYLLWGYTISNYNNSTSISIPSPFNTFFYNTVEGWGADFKVKYTHIYERQKNLSIIPNIRYGFADHQFNANVLANYVYNSFRKANVYMRAGTDFLDLNNTGSLSLFLNSLSTLYFGNNYLKLYQSRFVMAGTSGEIANGVLLNGEFEYANRNSLFNTTTHTFNRDSVAITSNNPIDPNSKTPLFPHYRALTLRGSVTFTFNQQYAITPEGKFILAPKYPILRLNYRKGIPAFGSVADYDMVSADVFMNGLKMGIYGYSAFLFSAGKFLNTRNLYYPDYYHFHGGQSFFYDASSGGFHFLNYYTYSTDKAFFEAHAEHNFTGILFSRVPLIKKLHLEEIIGGSYLAQGTLPAYQEVYVGVKRTLIRLDYGLAFGKFTKLIQGFRLTYNFPGL comes from the coding sequence ATGCGAATTGCCTGCATCTCTATACTGGTTGTTATTTTTTCCTTAAAAGTCTCGGCGCAAAGTGCCGGGCTTAGCGGAATCATTTCTGATGATAAGGGTAATCATATCACCTTTGTTTCGGTTTGGGTAGATAGTATCCACAAAGGCACTTTTACAAATGAAGAGGGTGCTTACCGCCTGAATTTAGATCCGGGTATTTATACCGTCGATTTTCGCTCACCTGGTTTTTTACCTTTAGTGAAAACAATAAATATTGAACGCAGCCCGGTCACCCTTGATATTCAGTTATCGCGCGTAGCAGGCACCAACCTTTCGGTTGACAATGCAGATGCTATTATTAGCCAGGTAATAGCCCGGCAAAATATCCCGGGTAAACCTGCTGCATATTCAGGTACACTTTATTCGCGCGAATTGCAGCGGTTAACCGCTGTGCCAAAAAAATTAATAAAAAATATAGTGGCTTATCAAATGCACATGAGCCCCGACAGAAAGGGTATTATTAACTTTTCGGAATCACTGGCATCTTTTAAAATACCGTCAAAAAATTATGATGGATCACAAATAACCGCGGGTATCATTACTAAAAATAGCCGGGATATTTTCAATTTCAATAAGGTGCCCGAGTTGCACATCGATTTTTATCAAAATAATTTATACCTGAACGGGTTTAATGAACATGCCTTCATCTCGCCATTATCAGCCCGGGCCATAAAATACTACCGGTACAAATTAATAGCGCAGTTTACTGATCACAGCTATTTGATCGACAAGATCAGCGTATCGCCTATGCGAAAAGATGAGCATCTGTTTAGCGGCACAATTTATATTGTTGATAAAGAATGGTTGCTGTACGCAGCCGAACTGCGGCTGTCGCTTGATGCCCATATTGATTTTATTGATTCAGTTAGTATTCATCAGCAATATGTACCGGTGGCTGATGGCAACTGGCTAACCCAGGCCATGCAGTTTAATTATTACGGCAATTTTTTAGGTTTTAAATATTCGGGCCTATTACTGCATGTATACCAGGATATTCACCCGGATACCCTAAAGAAGGAAAGCGATGTGGCGAAGTTTTATTATCCTGTTAAAGATTACCGGAAAGACAACCGGTTCTGGGAGCAAAACAGGCCGCTCATACTTACCCATGGCGAAGAAAAGCTTTATACTATGGGCAAACCTGCTGCAGGTTTCCAACCAAATACCGCCTTAACCGATTCCCTTCAGCGCGAGAACAACCGCTTCAGGCTATTACCTTATTTGCTTTGGGGGTATACCATTAGTAATTACAATAACAGTACATCAATTTCAATTCCATCACCTTTCAATACTTTCTTTTATAATACAGTAGAAGGCTGGGGTGCCGACTTTAAAGTTAAATATACCCACATATACGAAAGGCAAAAAAACCTTTCTATTATACCCAATATAAGGTATGGGTTCGCAGATCACCAATTTAATGCCAATGTGCTCGCTAATTATGTATACAACTCCTTCCGCAAGGCTAATGTTTACATGCGTGCCGGCACAGATTTTCTTGATCTTAACAATACCGGGTCGTTAAGCTTATTCCTAAATTCTTTAAGCACCCTGTATTTTGGGAACAACTATCTTAAACTTTACCAGTCGAGGTTCGTTATGGCGGGGACGAGCGGAGAAATTGCAAATGGCGTTTTATTAAACGGGGAGTTCGAATATGCAAACAGAAATTCGTTATTTAATACCACCACGCATACCTTTAACAGGGACAGTGTAGCTATTACGTCAAATAACCCGATTGATCCCAATTCCAAAACACCTTTGTTTCCGCATTACCGTGCGCTAACCCTTCGCGGATCGGTCACATTCACATTTAATCAGCAATACGCAATAACGCCCGAAGGTAAATTTATTTTGGCACCTAAATACCCCATTTTGAGGCTAAATTACCGTAAGGGTATACCTGCGTTCGGATCAGTTGCGGATTATGATATGGTTTCGGCCGACGTCTTCATGAACGGGTTAAAAATGGGGATTTACGGGTACAGCGCATTTTTATTTTCCGCCGGTAAATTTTTAAACACCCGGAACCTTTATTACCCGGATTATTACCATTTTCACGGCGGGCAAAGTTTTTTTTATGATGCCTCATCCGGTGGCTTTCATTTTTTAAATTACTATACCTACAGCACCGATAAAGCTTTTTTTGAAGCACATGCTGAACATAATTTTACCGGGATATTATTCAGCCGTGTTCCGCTGATCAAAAAACTTCACCTTGAAGAGATCATAGGAGGCTCTTATCTTGCCCAGGGAACCCTGCCTGCATATCAGGAAGTTTACGTAGGCGTAAAACGAACATTAATAAGGCTGGATTATGGCCTGGCTTTTGGCAAGTTCACCAAACTTATCCAGGGTTTCAGGCTTACTTATAATTTCCCTGGTCTTTAA